The proteins below come from a single Microtus pennsylvanicus isolate mMicPen1 chromosome 13, mMicPen1.hap1, whole genome shotgun sequence genomic window:
- the Cdc26 gene encoding anaphase-promoting complex subunit CDC26 produces MLRRKPTRLELKLDDIDEFESIRKDLETRKKQKEDVEGVGTSDGEGATGLSSDPKSREQMINDRIGYKPQPKPNNRTSQFGNLEF; encoded by the exons ATGCTGCGGAGGAAACCAACACGCCTGGAGCTCAAGCTCGATGACATTGATGAGTTTGAGAGCATTCGGAAGGACTTGGAG ACACgcaagaaacagaaggaagatgtgGAAGGTGTAGGAACCAGTGATGGAGAAGGGGCCACTGGGCTTAGCAGTGACCCCAAAAGCCGGGAACAAATGATTAATGATCGAATTGGTTATAAACCCCAACCTAAGCCCAACAACCGCACATCTCAGTTTGGAAACTTGGAGTTTTAG